A window of Candidatus Vicinibacter proximus contains these coding sequences:
- a CDS encoding gliding motility-associated C-terminal domain-containing protein has product MFLGKNLTSSGNYSFPLTNAAGCDSIVNLNLKINSNYYKQNVTRCDAYVWDLNGKKFDTSGMYSEKYTNSSGCDSIYYLELTIHPKYEFTQEAEACKQYRWPLNNQLLTESGLYTIPLKTHQGCDSILRLNLKINEDFEKRDTVITDTAYTWPVNAQTYEKSGTYQESFRSTVGCDSIHYLYLLIKKNYGIYYPNIIHPGGVNNGFTLFDDGSTIAQITKLSIYDRWGSQVWQQENFAANDPSLGWDGGFKGKAVVPGVYVWHAQLTLQDGSVISWQGEVTVVR; this is encoded by the coding sequence ATGTTTCTGGGTAAAAATTTAACAAGTTCTGGAAACTATTCCTTTCCGCTAACCAATGCGGCGGGTTGTGATTCCATCGTAAATCTGAATTTGAAAATCAACTCCAACTATTATAAACAAAATGTTACAAGATGTGATGCATACGTCTGGGATTTGAATGGCAAAAAGTTTGACACTTCCGGAATGTATTCAGAAAAATATACAAACAGCTCAGGTTGTGATTCTATTTATTATTTGGAATTAACCATCCATCCGAAGTATGAATTCACACAAGAAGCAGAAGCGTGTAAGCAATACAGGTGGCCACTCAACAATCAATTGCTTACAGAATCTGGCTTGTACACTATTCCACTCAAAACCCATCAGGGCTGTGACTCTATCCTCAGATTGAATCTTAAAATAAATGAAGATTTTGAAAAGCGGGATACGGTCATCACAGATACAGCCTACACCTGGCCTGTCAATGCCCAGACCTATGAAAAGTCCGGAACGTATCAAGAGTCCTTCCGCTCGACGGTAGGCTGTGATTCGATCCACTACTTGTATCTGCTCATCAAAAAGAATTATGGAATCTACTATCCCAACATCATACATCCCGGTGGGGTGAACAATGGATTTACATTATTCGATGATGGATCGACCATTGCACAGATCACAAAATTATCGATCTACGATCGCTGGGGATCGCAGGTATGGCAACAAGAAAACTTTGCAGCCAATGATCCCTCGCTGGGCTGGGACGGCGGCTTCAAGGGGAAAGCAGTCGTTCCGGGCGTATATGTGTGGCATGCACAATTGACCCTGCAGGATGGATCGGTGATCTCCTGGCAGGGGGAGGTGACGGTGGTGAGGTAA
- a CDS encoding SusC/RagA family TonB-linked outer membrane protein — MSKAKNYLFMHHIKSGFITLVFLLFTSQLFSQETTLFGIVKDAKNNAVLEGVNVVMKGGGAVANTNVLGEFSIQVPNKFPLSLTFSYLGYSILELNVNEPGVITVLLEPEYKELNEVMVVSGYTVQKKSEFSGAVSKIGSEELLNRPASSFDQLLGGRAAGIEILQPSNILNNTPILRIRGINSITSGIFPLVVVDGVTVFVGSIGGFVGNNPLSDINPSDIQTIDVLKDASAAAIFGSRAANGVMVITTKKGKKGRVKINYDSWVSRSTPYNLPELLNAEDYVTIKNEAMVNSGRAPGYFLMKNPDGSTVNTSWYDVAYRPGWSHNHNFNVSGANNSTNYFFSFGYTDQNNFIRYNSFERYSTRLNIDNQINDYIKIGANLSYSNGLNKGPNTGAIASNTLASSSYNSEYITNEPLARMTFVLPPNVPVYNADGSYSIQNGNSVGYGLNNPSTIGTINAYNLALVQKLDVNTSENNTFLGNVFAEWKILNNLTFRTSYGLNNLQVQNKSFLNPLHGGGASANGSATNVFSKYYRADWVNTLNYNKAFADVHNLGLLVGYERIHTTIDSWGAQRTNITDPDYSNYQGGFVNIAPIGNVYSENALLSYFSNLTYDFDRRYLLSFNFRRDGLSALSAGNKYGNFLGGSLGWNVSRESFFQESSLRNWVSNLKLRASYGIVGNSEIGDYPAIGAYTSSTYGGSATLNYAQAGNPDLKWETSTKLDLGFDLTLFNDRLGIEFDYYKNLIDDLILKAPQALSTGIPGGFINANVGSMYNEGVELGIYGVPVQKGDFKWDLNFNMATLTNKVTSLVSDVYVPSIFGVQNMTRVGYSIGSIFAVPTVGVNPDNGLMVFVNSEGREVQYNHIGSPRWTYLDGTAAPAIDNYKDGVIQGPSLPKLFGGINNRFTYKNFDLDVNFTYVMGNKLYNGTRATNSDQRYFNNGTFIKERWTTPGQKTEIQKLYYGDNVSAGFSFSATSKVENGDYLKLKNIALGYKIPLKARYFNGKISSARVYFQASNVFTLTKYRGSDPEVSINGNSIHSGKDQNVPPNAQVMSVGLNVGF, encoded by the coding sequence ATGTCCAAAGCTAAAAATTATCTGTTTATGCATCATATTAAATCAGGATTCATCACCCTTGTTTTTCTTTTGTTCACAAGCCAGTTATTTTCCCAGGAAACCACCCTCTTTGGCATTGTAAAAGATGCCAAAAATAACGCAGTCCTCGAAGGGGTAAACGTTGTCATGAAAGGTGGCGGTGCAGTAGCAAACACAAATGTATTGGGAGAGTTTTCCATTCAGGTACCGAATAAGTTTCCTCTTTCTCTAACCTTCAGTTATTTGGGGTACAGCATTTTGGAATTGAATGTTAACGAACCCGGAGTAATTACAGTTTTACTCGAACCGGAATACAAGGAATTGAATGAGGTGATGGTCGTAAGTGGCTATACCGTGCAAAAGAAAAGTGAATTTTCAGGTGCTGTCTCCAAAATAGGTTCCGAAGAATTGTTGAACAGACCGGCTTCCAGCTTTGATCAATTGCTCGGTGGACGTGCTGCGGGAATAGAAATTCTCCAGCCATCCAACATCCTCAACAACACACCTATCCTTAGAATACGCGGTATAAACTCCATCACCTCCGGAATTTTTCCCCTGGTAGTTGTGGATGGGGTGACTGTTTTCGTAGGGTCTATAGGTGGATTTGTAGGAAACAACCCGTTGTCTGACATTAATCCAAGTGACATCCAGACCATAGACGTTTTGAAAGATGCATCAGCAGCAGCAATCTTCGGTTCGCGTGCTGCAAATGGTGTGATGGTGATTACCACCAAAAAAGGAAAAAAAGGAAGAGTCAAAATTAATTACGACAGTTGGGTGAGCAGAAGTACACCTTACAATTTACCTGAATTGTTGAATGCAGAAGATTATGTCACCATCAAAAACGAGGCGATGGTAAATTCAGGCAGAGCTCCGGGATATTTTCTGATGAAAAATCCGGATGGCTCTACAGTGAATACCAGTTGGTATGATGTTGCCTACAGACCTGGATGGTCACACAATCATAATTTCAATGTATCCGGTGCCAATAATTCAACCAATTATTTTTTCTCCTTCGGCTATACAGATCAAAATAATTTCATTCGCTACAACAGCTTTGAAAGATATTCCACCAGATTAAATATCGACAATCAGATTAACGATTACATTAAAATCGGAGCTAACCTATCCTACAGTAATGGATTGAATAAAGGACCAAACACCGGTGCCATTGCAAGCAATACCCTTGCTTCATCTTCTTACAATTCTGAATACATTACCAATGAGCCTCTGGCGCGTATGACATTTGTATTACCACCAAATGTGCCGGTATACAATGCAGATGGATCTTACAGCATTCAGAATGGAAACAGTGTGGGATATGGTCTGAACAATCCAAGTACCATCGGAACCATCAATGCATACAACCTTGCACTGGTACAAAAACTGGATGTCAATACCTCTGAGAACAATACTTTTTTGGGAAATGTATTTGCTGAATGGAAGATCTTAAATAACCTTACGTTCAGAACCAGTTATGGTCTCAACAATCTTCAGGTGCAAAACAAATCATTTCTCAATCCATTGCACGGAGGAGGAGCCAGTGCCAACGGAAGTGCCACCAATGTTTTTTCCAAATATTACCGCGCGGATTGGGTAAACACTTTAAACTACAACAAGGCTTTTGCAGATGTACACAACCTTGGATTGCTTGTAGGTTATGAAAGAATACACACCACCATCGATTCCTGGGGTGCACAGCGTACCAACATTACCGATCCGGATTATTCCAATTATCAGGGTGGATTTGTTAACATAGCACCGATCGGAAATGTATATTCAGAAAACGCACTACTTTCCTATTTTTCAAATCTTACTTATGACTTCGACCGAAGATATTTGTTGAGTTTTAATTTCAGAAGAGATGGATTGTCTGCACTGTCTGCCGGAAATAAATATGGAAATTTTCTAGGTGGATCTCTTGGTTGGAATGTATCCCGGGAAAGCTTCTTTCAGGAATCCTCATTGAGAAATTGGGTCAGCAATTTGAAATTAAGAGCAAGTTATGGAATTGTAGGAAACAGTGAAATTGGTGATTATCCGGCCATCGGAGCTTACACATCTTCCACTTATGGAGGTTCTGCTACACTAAACTATGCCCAGGCAGGAAATCCGGATTTGAAATGGGAGACCAGCACCAAACTTGATTTGGGATTTGATTTGACTTTGTTCAATGATCGACTTGGAATTGAATTTGACTATTATAAAAATTTAATTGATGACCTGATCCTGAAAGCACCACAGGCATTGTCTACCGGTATTCCCGGCGGATTCATTAATGCCAACGTGGGCAGCATGTACAATGAAGGTGTGGAATTAGGCATTTATGGTGTGCCTGTACAGAAAGGAGATTTCAAATGGGACCTTAATTTTAACATGGCTACTTTAACCAACAAAGTAACCTCACTGGTCAGTGATGTTTACGTGCCAAGTATTTTCGGGGTGCAAAACATGACCAGAGTGGGTTATTCCATTGGATCCATTTTTGCTGTTCCGACGGTCGGCGTTAATCCCGATAATGGATTGATGGTGTTTGTCAACAGTGAGGGTAGAGAAGTTCAGTACAATCATATTGGTTCGCCAAGATGGACCTATCTGGATGGAACAGCTGCACCGGCTATCGACAATTATAAAGATGGCGTAATTCAGGGACCATCCCTTCCAAAATTATTTGGTGGAATCAACAACAGATTCACTTATAAAAACTTTGATCTCGATGTGAATTTTACCTATGTGATGGGTAATAAATTATACAACGGAACTAGAGCCACCAATTCAGATCAAAGATATTTTAACAATGGTACATTCATTAAAGAACGTTGGACCACTCCGGGACAAAAAACCGAAATTCAGAAATTATATTACGGCGACAATGTTTCCGCAGGATTCTCTTTTTCAGCTACTTCCAAAGTTGAAAACGGTGATTATTTGAAATTAAAAAACATTGCGCTGGGTTACAAGATACCACTCAAAGCAAGATATTTCAATGGAAAAATTTCTTCTGCACGTGTTTACTTCCAGGCTTCGAATGTATTTACACTGACCAAATATCGGGGATCAGATCCGGAAGTATCCATCAATGGAAATTCCATTCACTCCGGAAAAGATCAGAATGTACCGCCTAACGCGCAGGTGATGTCTGTTGGATTAAATGTTGGTTTCTAA
- a CDS encoding TIGR01777 family protein: MISDTELKNILIAGGSSMIGEALSKFLADNGYNISWLSRTKRENAPYPIYLWNPDQEYVDPAAFDNKPILINLAGESIAKWPWTTGRKKKILNSRLQAIKTLRTCMKELDLRLPLILNASAIGIYGHKPGEVLYEKSMPGFEGFLAPTVNHWEFEACTLEKYCDRLTRIRIGLVLSNKGGIWPKLFLTQKFRVFNWFGNGHQIYSWIHMDDLCQAVLFLIQGKDLDKVVNLTAPYPVELKKIIELIISYQPKSCLSFGIPKFFLRIFLGEFSTMLTMDNHVLPESLMRHNFRFKFPDIYSTVDALMKND; the protein is encoded by the coding sequence ATGATTTCAGATACAGAATTGAAAAACATTCTCATTGCAGGCGGAAGCAGCATGATTGGAGAGGCTTTGAGCAAGTTCCTGGCAGATAATGGCTATAACATCAGCTGGCTGAGTCGTACCAAACGGGAAAATGCACCCTACCCCATTTATCTTTGGAATCCGGATCAGGAATATGTAGACCCTGCAGCATTTGACAACAAGCCCATTCTGATCAATCTTGCCGGAGAAAGTATTGCGAAATGGCCCTGGACCACCGGTCGCAAAAAAAAGATACTAAATTCAAGGTTGCAGGCCATCAAAACATTGAGAACCTGTATGAAGGAACTGGACCTCCGGCTTCCTTTGATCCTGAATGCAAGCGCCATAGGGATATACGGACATAAGCCTGGTGAAGTATTGTATGAAAAGTCCATGCCAGGATTTGAAGGATTTTTGGCACCAACGGTCAATCATTGGGAGTTCGAAGCATGTACCTTGGAAAAATATTGCGACCGACTTACCCGGATTCGCATCGGACTGGTGCTGTCCAACAAAGGCGGTATCTGGCCAAAATTATTCCTCACTCAAAAATTCAGAGTCTTCAATTGGTTTGGGAATGGGCATCAGATTTATTCCTGGATTCATATGGATGATTTATGTCAGGCTGTATTATTCCTTATTCAGGGAAAAGATTTAGACAAGGTGGTAAATCTGACCGCACCCTATCCGGTGGAACTAAAAAAAATCATTGAATTAATAATCTCGTATCAACCAAAATCTTGCTTAAGTTTCGGGATTCCAAAGTTCTTCCTTAGAATTTTTCTAGGCGAATTTTCTACCATGCTCACCATGGATAACCACGTCCTCCCTGAAAGTCTGATGCGACACAATTTTAGATTCAAATTTCCGGATATCTACAGTACGGTGGATGCGTTGATGAAAAATGACTGA
- a CDS encoding alkane 1-monooxygenase, which produces MTSNLNPVQRYSMILQNPLYSLQYLFVFTIPLVCFWSSYHIEWASWATLLYAFGLIPLVEWIIPASGKAHDYKSQDGWAFDTILFLCIPVLFGLQYRVFDSLKNQDIFSLQAIGLILGLGICGGVIGINVAHELGHRASVWYKFAAHLLLLPCSFLHFYLEHNYGHHKQVATPNDPATARKGESLYRFWVRSSGQGYVHAWTISRELYRRKGSIIPIMPIYHLIILGYYILIGYFFGWSGVLYLAISSAVSILLLETVNYIEHYGLERKKLPNGTYEQVQANHAWDSEQLIGRIALFELSRHADHHQHSSKLTISSIHKWHPTNYPQDIREA; this is translated from the coding sequence ATGACTTCAAATTTAAATCCGGTGCAAAGGTATTCAATGATCCTCCAGAACCCTTTATACAGTCTTCAATATTTATTTGTGTTTACGATTCCATTGGTTTGTTTTTGGTCAAGCTACCATATAGAATGGGCATCATGGGCTACCTTACTGTATGCCTTTGGATTAATCCCATTAGTAGAATGGATCATTCCGGCCAGTGGAAAGGCCCACGATTACAAAAGTCAGGATGGTTGGGCCTTTGACACAATTTTGTTTTTGTGCATTCCTGTATTGTTCGGTTTGCAATACAGGGTATTCGACAGCCTTAAAAATCAGGATATTTTCTCTCTGCAAGCCATCGGTTTGATTCTTGGACTTGGGATTTGTGGCGGAGTGATCGGCATTAATGTGGCACACGAACTGGGCCACAGAGCTTCAGTCTGGTACAAATTTGCCGCACATTTACTCTTGCTGCCATGCAGTTTTCTGCATTTTTATCTGGAGCACAATTATGGTCACCACAAACAGGTGGCAACACCCAACGATCCAGCAACTGCCCGCAAAGGAGAGAGTTTGTACCGATTTTGGGTACGCAGCAGTGGACAAGGTTATGTACATGCCTGGACGATAAGTAGGGAATTATACAGACGCAAAGGGAGCATAATACCGATAATGCCAATTTACCATCTGATTATTTTGGGATATTATATTTTAATCGGGTATTTTTTTGGTTGGTCCGGAGTGTTATATCTGGCCATTTCTTCCGCGGTAAGTATTCTTTTACTGGAGACGGTGAATTACATTGAACACTATGGACTGGAAAGAAAGAAATTGCCCAACGGAACGTACGAACAGGTGCAGGCCAACCATGCCTGGGATTCAGAACAACTGATTGGTAGAATTGCCTTGTTTGAATTATCTCGTCATGCTGATCACCATCAGCATTCTTCAAAACTTACTATCAGCTCAATCCACAAATGGCATCCCACAAATTACCCACAGGATATCCGGGAAGCATGA
- a CDS encoding RNA methyltransferase, whose protein sequence is MKLHRVLVAAVIDAVDRILSEGQYADRVIEKLLRSNPQWGARDRAFLAESCYNLVRYWRLYKYCSRDQKNNWRIFESYLVLKKIPLPDWEEFKQCDKEKIFKKYEEAQTIRCIRESLPDWLDSLGEKELRENWDRELAALNEEARVVLRCNTLKIERSALKEILQKEGIVCHAPETHSDALVLNQRKNVFKSEYFKKGFFEVQDASSQLVAPFLQVAPGMRVVDACAGAGGKSLHLAALMQNKGSLICLDTEEWKLNELKLRARRNGVSVIETRKIENNKTIKRLYGTADRLLLDVPCSGLGVLRRNPDAKWKLNKEYIDRMKKNQEEILQSYAKILKPGGKLVYATCSMLPSENQEQVARFLQNNPTFSLEQDLAVSPADSGFDGFYMARMVQA, encoded by the coding sequence ATGAAATTACATCGAGTACTGGTAGCTGCTGTCATTGATGCAGTAGATCGCATTCTTTCTGAAGGACAATATGCAGATCGCGTCATCGAAAAACTGCTCAGGTCTAATCCACAATGGGGAGCCCGTGATCGTGCATTTCTTGCCGAGAGTTGCTATAATCTGGTCCGTTACTGGCGATTGTATAAATACTGCAGCAGAGATCAAAAAAACAACTGGCGCATTTTTGAAAGCTATTTGGTGTTAAAAAAAATTCCTTTACCGGATTGGGAAGAATTTAAGCAATGCGACAAAGAAAAAATTTTTAAAAAATACGAGGAAGCCCAGACTATCCGCTGCATCCGGGAATCATTGCCGGACTGGTTGGATTCATTGGGGGAAAAGGAGCTTAGGGAAAATTGGGATCGGGAACTTGCTGCCTTGAATGAAGAAGCCCGTGTGGTCCTTCGTTGCAACACACTCAAAATAGAAAGATCCGCACTCAAAGAAATCTTGCAGAAAGAAGGGATCGTCTGTCATGCTCCCGAAACACACTCGGATGCTTTGGTTCTGAACCAAAGGAAAAATGTATTCAAATCTGAATATTTCAAAAAAGGCTTTTTTGAGGTCCAGGACGCTTCTTCGCAGTTGGTTGCGCCATTCCTTCAAGTGGCGCCCGGTATGCGCGTAGTGGATGCCTGTGCAGGCGCAGGGGGCAAGTCATTGCATCTTGCTGCCCTGATGCAGAACAAAGGGAGTTTAATTTGTTTGGATACGGAAGAGTGGAAATTGAACGAACTGAAACTGCGTGCCCGGCGCAATGGTGTATCGGTCATCGAGACCCGAAAAATTGAAAATAACAAAACGATCAAACGTCTTTACGGTACAGCAGATCGCCTTTTGCTGGATGTTCCATGCAGTGGATTGGGAGTACTCCGTCGTAATCCGGATGCCAAGTGGAAACTCAACAAAGAATACATCGATCGCATGAAAAAGAATCAGGAAGAAATCCTGCAGTCTTATGCCAAAATTCTAAAACCCGGAGGCAAATTAGTTTACGCTACCTGCAGCATGCTTCCATCGGAAAATCAGGAGCAGGTGGCTCGTTTTTTACAAAACAATCCTACTTTTTCACTGGAACAGGATCTGGCTGTTTCGCCCGCGGACAGTGGGTTTGATGGCTTCTACATGGCAAGAATGGTACAGGCATAA
- a CDS encoding OmpA family protein, whose translation MKRRITTLIFSLALVAMLYAQDLPVNTLTLKPVWINYKAPHNDNKGMFTDLTSAFEVGYNRHFGNMISLGVPFRIGIANFPIFNKVTNSVDQYTDRQFYTGLDALLNLHLWRGKAISPFFYGGMGGALQNFDNFYVQAPVGLGLDFRISDQFSVVAQGDYRYSFKDGYDNYQYALGVRANLGCKPKDTDKDGVPDKTDKCPEVPGTVMGCPDADGDGISDMEDKCPNLAGVVENMGCPSDRDKDGVYDVDDMCPDVAGTLKGCPDSDRDGVADKDDKCPQIAGTLMGCPDSDRDGIADKDDKCPNEPGPASNAGCPNDRDKDGVEDAKDPCPDTPGKFNGCPDTDGDGLADNLDKCPNTPGIAANNGCPEIKKEDKKVLDVAMRSVQFTTGTATLTKASYKNLNDVVDVLKKYPEMMLNIEGHTDDVGEAENNQKLSERRANACMNYITSKGIVAARLMASGYGESKPIGDNKTSEGRKTNRRTEFNPVWR comes from the coding sequence ATGAAACGTAGAATTACCACACTCATTTTTTCATTGGCCCTGGTTGCCATGCTTTATGCACAAGACCTACCTGTGAATACTCTTACCTTAAAGCCCGTATGGATCAATTATAAAGCCCCCCATAACGACAATAAAGGGATGTTTACGGATTTGACGAGTGCTTTTGAGGTTGGATACAACAGACATTTTGGAAATATGATTTCCTTGGGGGTTCCTTTTAGAATTGGAATTGCCAATTTTCCCATTTTCAACAAAGTAACCAACAGTGTCGATCAATACACGGACAGACAATTTTATACCGGACTGGATGCTTTACTCAATCTGCATTTGTGGAGAGGAAAAGCCATTTCGCCTTTTTTCTATGGCGGCATGGGTGGTGCCTTGCAAAATTTTGACAATTTTTATGTGCAGGCTCCGGTAGGGCTGGGACTTGATTTCAGGATCAGTGATCAGTTTAGTGTCGTGGCCCAGGGGGACTACCGCTATTCGTTCAAGGATGGTTATGACAACTATCAATACGCACTTGGTGTAAGGGCCAATCTCGGTTGCAAACCTAAAGACACCGATAAAGATGGAGTTCCGGATAAAACGGACAAGTGTCCGGAAGTACCCGGAACTGTGATGGGTTGCCCGGATGCAGATGGAGATGGAATTTCCGATATGGAAGACAAATGTCCTAATCTTGCAGGCGTAGTGGAAAACATGGGATGCCCTTCAGACAGGGATAAGGACGGCGTATACGATGTGGACGACATGTGTCCGGATGTAGCAGGTACTTTAAAAGGATGCCCTGATAGTGATCGCGATGGTGTAGCAGATAAAGACGATAAATGTCCTCAAATTGCCGGAACACTGATGGGTTGCCCGGATAGTGACCGCGATGGCATCGCCGACAAAGATGACAAGTGTCCAAATGAACCCGGCCCTGCCTCCAATGCAGGATGTCCGAATGACCGAGATAAAGATGGAGTGGAAGATGCAAAGGATCCATGTCCTGATACCCCGGGTAAATTCAATGGTTGTCCTGATACAGATGGCGATGGACTCGCAGACAATTTAGACAAGTGTCCAAATACTCCAGGTATCGCAGCCAACAATGGCTGTCCTGAAATTAAAAAAGAAGATAAAAAAGTTTTGGATGTGGCCATGCGTAGTGTTCAATTTACTACAGGTACTGCAACGCTGACAAAAGCATCCTACAAAAATCTGAATGATGTTGTTGATGTTCTTAAAAAATATCCGGAGATGATGTTAAACATCGAAGGTCATACGGACGATGTCGGCGAAGCAGAAAACAATCAGAAATTATCTGAGCGAAGAGCTAACGCTTGTATGAATTACATTACCAGCAAAGGAATTGTTGCCGCAAGATTAATGGCTTCCGGCTATGGCGAATCCAAACCAATTGGAGACAACAAAACCAGTGAAGGTCGTAAGACAAACCGACGAACAGAATTTAATCCTGTCTGGAGATAA
- a CDS encoding RagB/SusD family nutrient uptake outer membrane protein codes for MKNLNKLSKVFLSSFVVVCILFTACNDDFLDTTSKTSVDEKNAFSTPGKILAQVNNLYSQLQNSIFYGGRFIVFNEQRADEFGQNDGNAATGSAVWNQNVASTNEYINNVWAAGYRAINSANVLIHQLQQTKVISDSLAKHYIAEAKFVRALSYLSLLQTYAKPYNLDKTALGLPLRLSPITSLGYNDLARSSVEEIYTQIIKDLNEAEADLPVAYSTPLLNTSRAHKSSAIALKTRVYLNQSDYPKVMQEASKLVPAAPPYKYTAGSLSHNLEASFVNVFTGSYTGPEAIFFIPFANSNTETPASQFSLAFNYLAQPIIFLATLGVVSNPALSDAQDARSTLIGTNAAKQKVLRKFAITTAPFRDYVPVMRYAEVLMNYAEAATRMNDLTKGAELLKAVRNRSNPNYVFPDAQINSADSLLNSIWTERRIEFLGEGLRLQDLQRNVLPLPAKTGSIGTAPAVPVTAKNYIWPIPSGELSTNALCLPN; via the coding sequence ATGAAAAATCTAAATAAATTATCCAAAGTTTTTTTGAGTTCCTTTGTTGTTGTGTGCATACTTTTTACTGCGTGCAATGACGATTTCCTCGACACCACTTCCAAGACCAGTGTGGATGAAAAAAATGCTTTCAGCACACCGGGAAAAATTTTAGCTCAGGTGAACAATCTGTACAGCCAATTGCAAAATTCCATTTTCTATGGTGGAAGATTTATTGTATTCAACGAACAAAGGGCAGATGAATTCGGACAGAATGATGGGAATGCGGCAACAGGTTCTGCAGTTTGGAATCAGAATGTTGCTTCTACCAATGAATACATCAACAATGTTTGGGCAGCCGGTTATCGCGCAATTAATTCTGCCAATGTACTAATCCATCAATTGCAACAAACTAAAGTGATTTCAGACAGCCTTGCAAAGCATTATATCGCGGAAGCAAAATTTGTCCGGGCATTGAGTTATTTGAGTTTGCTGCAAACTTATGCAAAGCCTTACAATCTGGACAAGACTGCACTAGGCTTACCACTCAGATTATCGCCAATAACCAGTCTTGGTTACAATGATTTGGCAAGGAGTTCGGTAGAAGAAATTTACACACAAATTATCAAGGATCTCAATGAAGCTGAAGCAGATCTTCCTGTAGCTTATTCCACACCGCTTCTCAATACATCCAGAGCGCATAAGAGTTCAGCCATTGCATTAAAAACAAGAGTGTACCTGAATCAATCCGATTATCCAAAAGTAATGCAGGAAGCTTCAAAACTTGTTCCGGCTGCACCGCCCTACAAATATACTGCCGGGAGTCTTTCACACAATTTGGAAGCTTCCTTTGTGAATGTATTCACAGGAAGCTATACAGGTCCTGAAGCCATATTTTTTATTCCATTTGCCAATTCAAATACCGAAACTCCGGCATCCCAGTTTTCACTGGCTTTTAATTATCTTGCACAACCAATTATTTTTCTAGCCACCTTAGGGGTTGTCAGTAATCCTGCATTATCAGATGCACAAGATGCCAGATCTACATTGATTGGCACAAATGCCGCCAAACAAAAAGTATTGCGAAAGTTTGCGATCACTACTGCGCCTTTTAGAGATTACGTGCCGGTCATGCGCTATGCGGAAGTCCTGATGAATTATGCAGAAGCTGCAACCAGAATGAATGATTTGACAAAGGGTGCTGAATTACTCAAAGCCGTCAGAAATCGTTCCAATCCGAATTATGTATTTCCTGATGCACAAATAAATTCTGCAGATAGTTTGCTGAACAGCATTTGGACTGAAAGAAGGATTGAGTTTTTGGGAGAAGGACTCAGATTGCAGGATTTACAGCGCAATGTATTACCGTTGCCTGCCAAGACGGGCAGCATAGGTACAGCACCTGCTGTTCCTGTCACTGCAAAAAATTACATCTGGCCTATACCGAGTGGTGAATTGTCCACCAACGCATTGTGCCTGCCAAATTAA